One window of the Methyloprofundus sedimenti genome contains the following:
- a CDS encoding beta-ketoacyl-ACP synthase, producing MDNNHAYIAPVAITAYSALSACGMGNKALYQCLAENQSRLEPLSLFNIPFPAYVGEIKQPLLDIRDQLAEYNCRNARVALTALNDKQGGGRDAVEVAKEKYGAHRIGVIIGTSTSGLYETEAAYGILLDTGKMPDDFHFVTEHAYQATARFVQLELGLTGICYAISTACSSGAKAIAAGQRLINGGLCDAVIVGGVDTLCRLTLRGFRSLELVSNQPCTPMDRDRKGISIGEAAGLLVLETVHADNRDAMKVLSVGESSDAHHMSTPHPEGKGAALAMNNALQLAGLTADNIDYLNLHATGTKINDSVESRAVFSVFADRLACSGTKGLTGHTLGAAGALETIIALIALQQQFIPGTQGLRELDDDCQCQVIQAPLHAQTLQIAMSNSFGFGGNNASVVVSL from the coding sequence ATGGACAATAATCACGCTTATATCGCCCCCGTGGCAATAACAGCCTATTCGGCTTTAAGTGCCTGTGGTATGGGCAATAAAGCTTTATACCAATGCCTGGCAGAGAATCAGTCCAGACTGGAGCCATTATCTTTATTTAATATCCCGTTTCCTGCTTATGTAGGAGAAATCAAACAGCCATTATTGGACATTCGTGATCAATTAGCAGAATATAATTGCCGCAATGCACGAGTTGCTTTAACCGCTTTAAATGACAAACAAGGGGGGGGTCGTGATGCTGTCGAAGTGGCGAAAGAAAAATATGGCGCGCATCGAATCGGAGTTATTATTGGCACCAGCACCTCGGGGCTTTATGAAACAGAAGCGGCTTATGGAATTTTGTTGGACACGGGTAAAATGCCGGATGATTTTCATTTTGTAACTGAACATGCTTACCAGGCAACGGCACGATTTGTACAACTGGAATTAGGCTTAACGGGTATTTGTTATGCTATTTCCACCGCCTGCTCATCAGGTGCTAAAGCGATTGCTGCTGGACAGCGTTTAATTAATGGCGGGCTTTGTGACGCGGTCATAGTCGGCGGTGTTGATACCTTATGTCGCTTAACTTTGCGTGGTTTCCGCAGTCTGGAATTAGTTTCAAACCAGCCCTGTACCCCTATGGATAGAGACCGGAAAGGGATCAGTATTGGTGAAGCCGCTGGCCTGTTAGTGCTAGAAACAGTGCATGCTGATAATCGCGATGCGATGAAAGTACTGTCTGTGGGTGAGTCTTCGGATGCCCATCATATGAGTACCCCGCATCCGGAAGGAAAGGGCGCTGCCCTGGCAATGAATAATGCCTTACAGCTGGCAGGTTTAACAGCTGACAACATTGATTATTTGAATTTACACGCTACAGGAACAAAAATAAATGACAGCGTGGAAAGCCGTGCGGTGTTCAGTGTTTTTGCAGACAGGCTGGCATGTAGCGGAACCAAAGGTCTTACCGGGCATACGTTGGGTGCAGCGGGTGCCTTAGAAACAATAATTGCTTTAATAGCATTACAGCAACAGTTTATTCCCGGTACTCAGGGTTTACGGGAACTTGATGATGACTGCCAGTGTCAGGTCATCCAGGCGCCATTACATGCGCAGACATTGCAAATTGCGATGAGTAATTCTTTTGGTTTTGGCGGCAATAATGCCAGTGTAGTTGTATCGCTATGA
- a CDS encoding beta-ketoacyl synthase chain length factor — MMKQLFIKSAVVCCPDRELLSHFNLPGSDIDNSFIPAGIRRRTSMTTRMAITAAKLACLQANTDPQNLASVFASLGGEIQVTDALCRLLPDDNELLSPTQFHNSVHNTTAGYWGILNKCQAPTTAIAAADDTFAMGLIEVWAQLQQGKGERLLVCYDELWPQYLAPPIGQTAFACAFVLSSEAEQAIGAITMPQVAQQYKQDMQAEWLKLAETAPAAAVIPLLLAVQHKQVGLVPLNIKAPVWACQFKS; from the coding sequence ATGATGAAACAGTTATTTATTAAATCTGCAGTTGTGTGTTGCCCGGATAGAGAACTACTCAGCCATTTCAATTTGCCTGGTAGCGATATAGATAATAGCTTTATTCCGGCCGGAATACGCAGACGCACAAGCATGACCACGCGGATGGCTATTACTGCAGCAAAATTAGCGTGTTTGCAGGCGAATACTGATCCACAAAACCTTGCGTCGGTTTTTGCCTCATTAGGGGGCGAAATACAGGTAACTGATGCACTTTGTCGTTTACTGCCCGATGATAACGAGCTACTTTCTCCAACTCAGTTTCATAATTCCGTACATAATACTACGGCCGGTTATTGGGGGATTTTAAATAAATGCCAGGCACCTACTACAGCGATTGCTGCAGCTGATGATACTTTTGCAATGGGCTTGATCGAGGTATGGGCGCAATTGCAACAAGGGAAAGGTGAGCGATTGTTGGTCTGTTATGATGAACTATGGCCACAATATCTGGCACCCCCTATCGGGCAAACGGCGTTTGCCTGTGCTTTTGTCTTGAGTTCAGAGGCTGAGCAAGCAATAGGTGCGATTACTATGCCCCAGGTTGCGCAACAGTATAAGCAAGATATGCAGGCGGAATGGCTTAAGCTGGCAGAGACTGCACCAGCCGCGGCAGTCATTCCTTTGTTGCTGGCAGTGCAGCACAAGCAGGTGGGTTTAGTGCCGTTAAATATTAAAGCACCTGTCTGGGCGTGCCAGTTTAAAAGCTGA
- a CDS encoding amino acid adenylation domain-containing protein, translated as MMNIVTPFFQQCALTPEATAFVEEDQSITYAEFKSRIGKIAAFLQAKQVQKQCIAIALDRGINAACAIYGVLSASAIYLPLDIKNPATRLSFIIQDAQPGYVIGQGEAPAWLGKAEIWLDIDTLLCTTVSKITPTVVKSDALAAILYTSGSTGHPKGVALSHQALDNFSTWARQTFAINSQDRIASLAPFHFDLSVFDLFTSLASGSSVYFIPSRLSLSPSRLTAWLAEKQITSWYTVPSLLSFMALKGALDTTPVPSLKRILFAGEVFPTQHLIKLANLLPETELYNLYGPTETNVCCYWQVDRQRLNIEHTIPIGLAACNAKLMIDANTGELQVNSLNNFSGYWQHGNLQVLSPSTYATGDKVSLNQYGEYDYHGRLDCMLKCSGYRVEPAEIEQCINQLELIESCAVIGIKDSASGQRPAAVVVLIAGASLAEAIKPLRQLLAPYMQPCKFIVVDSLPVLSNGKTDYQAIQDLFDQ; from the coding sequence ATGATGAATATCGTTACTCCTTTTTTTCAGCAATGCGCTCTAACTCCCGAAGCAACAGCATTCGTTGAAGAAGACCAAAGCATTACTTACGCCGAATTTAAATCGCGTATTGGCAAGATAGCGGCTTTTCTGCAAGCCAAACAAGTTCAGAAGCAATGCATCGCCATTGCCCTGGATCGTGGTATTAATGCTGCGTGTGCTATTTATGGGGTTTTAAGTGCAAGCGCGATTTATCTGCCTTTAGATATTAAAAATCCCGCGACACGCTTAAGCTTTATTATCCAGGATGCACAACCAGGTTATGTTATTGGGCAGGGCGAAGCGCCTGCGTGGTTAGGTAAAGCAGAAATATGGCTGGATATCGATACTCTGCTTTGCACGACAGTCAGCAAGATAACGCCAACGGTCGTCAAATCCGACGCATTAGCCGCTATTCTTTATACTTCCGGCTCTACGGGTCATCCCAAAGGCGTCGCGTTAAGTCATCAGGCGCTGGATAATTTTTCTACCTGGGCAAGACAAACCTTTGCTATTAACAGCCAGGACCGCATTGCCAGCCTTGCACCGTTTCATTTTGATCTCTCTGTTTTTGATTTGTTCACTAGCCTGGCCTCTGGCTCTAGCGTTTACTTTATACCCTCCCGCCTGAGTTTATCGCCTAGTCGTTTAACAGCCTGGCTAGCTGAAAAGCAGATTACCAGCTGGTACACCGTACCTTCTTTATTAAGCTTTATGGCTCTTAAAGGTGCTTTAGATACCACGCCAGTACCTAGTCTGAAACGCATTCTGTTTGCCGGTGAAGTTTTCCCCACGCAACACTTAATCAAACTGGCAAACTTACTTCCAGAAACCGAACTGTATAATTTGTACGGTCCAACGGAAACTAATGTGTGTTGCTATTGGCAGGTGGATCGACAGCGTTTAAATATCGAACATACTATTCCTATTGGACTAGCTGCCTGCAATGCAAAGCTGATGATAGATGCTAACACCGGCGAATTGCAGGTCAACAGTCTGAATAATTTTTCAGGCTACTGGCAACATGGCAATCTCCAGGTGCTCAGCCCTTCGACTTATGCAACTGGCGATAAAGTTTCACTCAATCAGTATGGTGAATACGACTATCACGGGCGACTGGACTGCATGTTAAAATGCTCTGGTTATCGCGTTGAACCGGCTGAAATTGAACAGTGCATTAATCAACTAGAGCTTATTGAAAGCTGCGCGGTGATTGGCATTAAAGACTCAGCCAGCGGACAACGCCCTGCAGCAGTTGTGGTCTTAATAGCAGGCGCCTCTCTGGCAGAAGCAATAAAACCTTTACGCCAGTTGCTCGCACCTTATATGCAACCGTGTAAATTTATAGTGGTGGATAGTTTACCCGTACTATCTAATGGCAAAACAGATTATCAGGCGATACAAGACTTATTTGATCAATAG
- a CDS encoding DUF2188 domain-containing protein translates to METISQHVVKDADGGWSVKKGGASRASKHFDTQNEAIVWGRNVAKNQHAEFYIHGKDGKIREKDSYGNDSFTSKDKK, encoded by the coding sequence ATGGAAACAATTTCGCAACATGTTGTAAAAGATGCAGATGGTGGCTGGTCTGTGAAAAAGGGAGGAGCATCAAGAGCCTCTAAGCATTTTGATACGCAAAATGAAGCTATAGTTTGGGGGCGTAATGTAGCCAAAAATCAACATGCAGAATTTTATATTCATGGTAAAGATGGAAAGATTCGCGAAAAAGATAGTTATGGAAATGATTCTTTTACCTCAAAAGATAAGAAGTAG
- a CDS encoding type II toxin-antitoxin system Phd/YefM family antitoxin: MLQVKITDLRAHLPDFLKKVSNGEQIQITSHGKTIARIIPEIDQVDAAKKRLDALRGTMIVGDILQPLDNEWSADADNL; encoded by the coding sequence ATGCTACAGGTTAAAATCACTGATTTAAGAGCTCATCTGCCTGATTTTTTGAAGAAAGTTAGTAATGGCGAACAAATTCAAATTACCAGCCATGGAAAAACTATTGCTAGAATTATTCCAGAAATTGACCAAGTAGATGCAGCAAAAAAAAGGCTGGATGCACTGCGCGGCACCATGATAGTTGGAGACATTCTGCAGCCATTAGACAACGAGTGGAGTGCCGATGCTGACAATTTGTGA
- a CDS encoding NAD(P)/FAD-dependent oxidoreductase → MDVKNYDVIIAGAGPAGTTAATLLAQYGHSVLLLERDLLPRFHIGESMLPMIEPVMNRLGIDWSQGNLRKGGAEFIDEATGRSTFFSFEGIYRTFQIERSVFDKKLLDNAIKHGVVAHQQEQVISVQCMALEVQVGTDKAQYRGRYFIDATGRNALMGKKLSSINKINHLGKFALYKHYKLASSPDAEKLFAQGNVQIFLSEIGWIWGIPLMDGRLSVGLVVQKTAPVGLKQEALFEHYINASPRMNSLLAGAEVLSELRMEADFSYLNKQRFGQRFACCGDAAGFLDPVFSSGFLFAVKTAELVADQLHEALLASNEADPEIQISGDESYQVGFKTMYLMIERFYCSGIMQNLFFEQDRHVRIRKDIAAILAGDLWREDNVFQQGLLRGRSKIIAS, encoded by the coding sequence TTGGACGTAAAGAATTATGATGTCATTATTGCCGGAGCAGGTCCTGCGGGTACAACGGCAGCTACATTACTAGCACAATATGGGCATAGTGTTTTACTGCTTGAACGCGATCTGCTCCCGCGTTTTCATATTGGTGAGTCTATGCTGCCAATGATTGAACCGGTTATGAACAGGTTAGGAATAGACTGGAGCCAGGGCAATTTAAGAAAAGGCGGTGCAGAATTTATTGATGAAGCGACTGGGCGCAGTACTTTTTTTTCTTTTGAAGGCATTTATCGTACGTTTCAAATAGAGCGTTCGGTATTTGATAAAAAGTTGTTGGATAATGCTATTAAGCATGGCGTTGTGGCACATCAGCAAGAACAAGTCATTAGCGTGCAATGTATGGCGCTTGAAGTGCAGGTTGGTACTGATAAAGCGCAGTATCGGGGACGCTATTTTATTGATGCTACTGGTCGTAATGCCTTAATGGGTAAAAAATTAAGTAGTATCAATAAAATAAATCATTTGGGTAAATTTGCCTTGTATAAGCACTATAAGCTGGCAAGCTCTCCTGACGCTGAAAAGCTCTTTGCACAGGGTAATGTACAAATATTTCTTTCTGAAATAGGCTGGATATGGGGCATACCTTTAATGGATGGTCGTTTGAGTGTCGGGTTGGTGGTGCAAAAAACAGCGCCTGTCGGCTTAAAGCAGGAGGCATTATTTGAACATTATATTAATGCTTCGCCGCGCATGAATAGCCTATTGGCGGGGGCAGAAGTACTATCTGAGCTGCGTATGGAGGCGGACTTTAGTTATCTGAATAAGCAGCGTTTTGGACAGCGCTTTGCTTGTTGCGGTGATGCTGCAGGTTTTCTTGATCCTGTGTTTTCCTCAGGATTTTTATTCGCGGTGAAAACCGCTGAGTTGGTCGCAGATCAATTGCATGAAGCTTTGCTGGCAAGTAATGAGGCCGATCCAGAAATACAGATCAGTGGAGATGAGTCTTATCAGGTTGGGTTCAAAACCATGTATTTAATGATAGAGCGATTTTATTGTTCTGGTATCATGCAAAATTTGTTTTTTGAACAGGATCGGCATGTGCGTATAAGAAAAGACATTGCCGCGATTCTGGCAGGTGATTTATGGCGCGAGGATAATGTATTTCAGCAAGGATTACTACGTGGCAGGAGCAAGATTATAGCTTCGTAA
- a CDS encoding type II toxin-antitoxin system Phd/YefM family antitoxin, producing MNPRTNISDAKVSLSQLIKIVQETNEPIIIGKTDNPVAILFVFKESPSPRKLGGSWKVKVEIWDNFDESADELSDHFCNSVIFPDKK from the coding sequence TTGAATCCACGCACTAATATTTCTGATGCAAAAGTAAGTCTATCTCAGTTAATAAAAATAGTTCAAGAAACTAATGAACCTATTATTATTGGCAAGACCGACAATCCAGTCGCTATTCTTTTTGTATTTAAAGAAAGTCCATCACCTCGAAAACTAGGTGGAAGCTGGAAAGTAAAGGTAGAAATATGGGATAATTTTGACGAGTCTGCTGATGAATTATCTGATCATTTTTGTAATTCCGTTATTTTTCCAGATAAAAAATGA
- a CDS encoding acyl-CoA dehydrogenase family protein, whose amino-acid sequence MIEYQQLPPGGDLNASRLRLRYCAQQGLFRHAVATEFNGYGDGFQELVKTHLSLGRYCQDTGLILSLNAHIWGLIFPLILYGSETQKQLWLPALLSGDMIAGHAITEPQAGSDVNALTTSAVTTESGFILNGHKRFITNTPIADALLIYAKLEGKLSAFLVRKTDIGADFSDQPSVTGCASATMGDIILQNCFISLDRHLGKTGAGGMMIQNALELERAFIFAGIIGIMQWQLAQVVQFSRKRQSNGVHLGANQAISHKIADMQCRLDSCLLWVNECARLKDTGKRISLASAQTKLIASEAFLQSSLDAVQILGATGLLKESKMTGLVQDAMASRLFSGSSEIQKNIIAALIGTGTGFKNQVRK is encoded by the coding sequence ATGATTGAATATCAGCAACTTCCCCCTGGTGGCGACCTTAACGCCTCCAGACTTCGCCTGCGATATTGTGCTCAGCAAGGGCTATTCAGACATGCTGTTGCCACCGAATTCAATGGATACGGCGATGGTTTTCAAGAGCTGGTTAAAACACATTTAAGCCTGGGCAGGTACTGCCAGGATACAGGTTTAATTTTATCCCTAAATGCGCATATTTGGGGCTTAATCTTCCCGTTAATACTTTATGGTAGCGAAACACAAAAACAATTGTGGCTGCCCGCCTTATTATCGGGAGATATGATTGCTGGCCATGCAATTACCGAACCTCAAGCCGGCTCTGATGTTAATGCGCTTACAACATCAGCAGTCACAACAGAATCCGGTTTCATTTTAAACGGTCATAAACGTTTCATCACCAATACACCGATTGCTGATGCATTGCTGATTTACGCTAAACTAGAAGGCAAGCTCTCTGCATTTTTAGTTAGAAAAACGGACATCGGCGCTGATTTCAGCGATCAACCTAGCGTAACTGGCTGTGCCAGCGCCACGATGGGCGATATTATCCTGCAAAACTGTTTTATATCCTTAGACCGCCATTTAGGAAAAACAGGCGCTGGCGGCATGATGATACAAAACGCTCTGGAATTGGAAAGAGCGTTCATTTTTGCCGGGATTATCGGCATCATGCAATGGCAGTTAGCACAAGTTGTACAATTCAGCCGCAAGCGACAAAGCAATGGCGTACATTTAGGCGCGAATCAAGCGATCAGCCATAAAATTGCAGATATGCAATGCCGCCTGGATTCCTGCTTATTATGGGTGAATGAGTGTGCACGCTTAAAAGATACGGGTAAACGTATCAGCCTGGCCAGTGCGCAAACTAAATTAATCGCCAGTGAAGCTTTTTTACAATCAAGCCTGGATGCCGTGCAAATATTAGGGGCGACCGGTTTACTCAAAGAAAGTAAAATGACAGGCTTGGTTCAGGATGCCATGGCTAGTCGTTTATTTTCCGGTTCTTCGGAAATACAGAAGAATATCATTGCGGCATTAATTGGCACTGGAACGGGATTTAAGAATCAAGTACGAAAATAA
- a CDS encoding cryptochrome/photolyase family protein has product MSKTIIHWFRQDLRLQDNPALYAAVQQGKVLPVYILDDESAGIYQMGAASRCWLHHSLKALNASLANKLQIYSGHAEAILLELVKTYSANAVHWNRCYEPWRIQRDSHIKHSLSAQGIAVHSFNGSLLWEPWDVLKPDGTPYRMFTPFYRKGCLNTRFPRTPLAQPETIDFVVNENTGQSIESLMLLPKIPWDQPLMATWQSGEQGARQTLQQFLDSGLNDYKVGRNFPAQHFVSRLSPYLHFGELSPYQAWHALEFRQQDDNSEHFRSELGWREFSYNLLYHHPDLAEKNLQSKFDAFPWQENTTHLIAWQQGQTGIPIVDAGMRELWQTGYMHNRVRMIVGSFLVKNLLQPWQAGERWFWDSLVDADLANNSASWQWVAGCGADAAPYFRIFNPVLQGQKFDAQGQYTRQYVPELIKLPDKYLFNPWEAPDRILQAAGILLGRDYPAPIVELKQSRLRALAAFKSLGNMHDNSRAKLF; this is encoded by the coding sequence ATGAGCAAAACGATTATCCACTGGTTCCGTCAGGACTTACGTTTACAAGACAATCCAGCGTTATATGCCGCAGTGCAGCAAGGCAAAGTGTTGCCCGTGTACATACTGGATGACGAGTCTGCTGGCATTTACCAAATGGGCGCAGCCAGTCGCTGCTGGTTACACCACTCGCTAAAGGCTTTAAATGCATCATTAGCAAACAAATTGCAGATTTATTCCGGTCATGCAGAGGCCATCTTGCTGGAACTGGTCAAGACATACTCGGCAAATGCAGTACACTGGAATCGCTGCTATGAGCCATGGCGTATTCAACGTGACTCACACATCAAGCATAGCTTAAGTGCGCAAGGTATTGCTGTACACAGTTTTAACGGATCGTTGCTTTGGGAGCCGTGGGATGTTCTGAAGCCTGATGGCACGCCTTACCGGATGTTCACGCCTTTTTATCGCAAGGGTTGCCTGAACACCAGATTTCCGCGTACACCACTTGCACAACCAGAAACTATTGACTTTGTGGTAAATGAAAATACCGGGCAATCCATAGAGAGCCTGATGTTATTACCTAAAATACCGTGGGATCAACCCTTAATGGCAACGTGGCAGAGTGGCGAACAGGGCGCGAGGCAAACTTTGCAGCAATTTCTGGATTCCGGTCTTAATGATTATAAAGTAGGCCGAAACTTCCCGGCGCAACATTTTGTCTCACGTTTATCGCCTTATCTGCATTTTGGCGAATTATCGCCATATCAGGCATGGCATGCACTCGAATTCAGGCAACAAGATGATAATAGTGAGCATTTCCGTAGCGAACTGGGTTGGCGCGAGTTTTCCTATAACCTGTTGTATCATCACCCTGATTTAGCGGAAAAAAATCTGCAAAGTAAATTTGATGCTTTTCCCTGGCAGGAAAACACTACGCACTTAATCGCCTGGCAACAAGGCCAGACCGGTATTCCAATTGTTGATGCAGGCATGCGTGAATTGTGGCAAACCGGTTATATGCATAATCGAGTGCGTATGATCGTCGGTTCATTTTTAGTGAAAAACCTGCTCCAGCCCTGGCAAGCGGGAGAGCGCTGGTTTTGGGATAGCCTGGTGGATGCCGACCTGGCGAATAATAGCGCCAGCTGGCAATGGGTAGCTGGTTGCGGAGCTGATGCTGCACCTTATTTTCGTATTTTTAATCCGGTCTTACAAGGTCAAAAATTTGATGCTCAGGGTCAATATACACGTCAGTATGTACCGGAATTAATAAAACTACCGGATAAATATCTGTTTAATCCGTGGGAAGCGCCGGATAGGATTTTGCAGGCTGCCGGAATTCTGTTAGGTAGAGATTATCCAGCGCCGATTGTCGAACTTAAGCAGTCAAGGCTAAGAGCGTTAGCAGCGTTCAAATCGCTTGGGAATATGCATGATAATAGTCGTGCAAAATTATTTTAA
- a CDS encoding NAD(P)/FAD-dependent oxidoreductase, with product MQQTIPPKCTVLIIGGGPAGSSAATHLAKKGVDVVLLERAEFPRNQVGESLIPHFWKFTDQLGVSEKIQQQGFISKAGGITVWNDKIHQILFSDYGYKRPGLHIERDIFDQLLLAYSEEQGAQVFNQVVVKKVDLSGPEPVVAYTDTRGTPNLEGSIQCQYVVDASGHSSLLAHQLETRQTISSAMNFLSLWGYFKNSRYVGVDRQSHSNAELKTVAPVTFVMSHDDGWLWHIILREKTSVGLIVHTDKLAGMNKVQREAYFKQSCARIPYLKDLLSDAGFIENSLQYRPDYSYYASQTCRENYYCIGDAAGFVDPIFSHGVQNAFYNAAVATLAIMEGLKNTKKRVRFAALCENRMQQFYSFSRALSLGDFGCNGVHRDLVKSLMKSMPTLELELMLVASEMTNRSENFKQLAREAGVWEQFSEQFEQQKRGVIEELHF from the coding sequence ATGCAACAAACAATCCCCCCAAAATGCACCGTACTCATTATCGGCGGCGGCCCTGCAGGGAGTAGTGCAGCAACACATCTGGCAAAAAAAGGCGTGGATGTAGTATTACTTGAACGTGCAGAATTTCCGCGCAATCAGGTAGGAGAAAGTTTAATTCCTCATTTCTGGAAATTTACTGATCAACTTGGTGTTTCAGAAAAAATTCAGCAGCAAGGTTTCATCAGTAAAGCCGGCGGTATTACCGTCTGGAATGACAAGATTCATCAGATTTTGTTTTCCGACTACGGTTACAAACGTCCGGGTTTACATATAGAACGCGATATTTTTGATCAACTCTTACTGGCGTATTCTGAGGAGCAGGGGGCACAGGTTTTTAATCAGGTCGTGGTCAAAAAAGTTGATTTATCGGGTCCTGAACCTGTTGTTGCATATACTGATACGCGCGGAACCCCTAATCTGGAAGGAAGCATACAGTGTCAGTATGTTGTTGATGCCAGTGGACATAGTTCCTTATTGGCACACCAGTTAGAAACACGGCAAACAATTAGTTCGGCAATGAATTTCTTGTCGCTATGGGGTTATTTCAAAAATTCACGTTACGTAGGCGTGGATCGTCAAAGTCATTCTAATGCAGAATTAAAGACGGTGGCGCCTGTGACTTTTGTGATGTCTCATGATGATGGCTGGCTGTGGCATATTATTTTACGGGAGAAAACCAGTGTCGGTTTGATTGTGCATACTGATAAATTAGCGGGTATGAATAAGGTCCAGCGCGAAGCGTATTTTAAACAGAGTTGCGCCCGGATACCTTATTTAAAAGATTTATTAAGCGATGCCGGGTTTATTGAAAATTCTTTACAGTACCGTCCTGATTATTCCTATTATGCAAGTCAGACCTGCCGTGAGAACTATTATTGCATCGGTGATGCCGCAGGGTTTGTGGACCCCATTTTTTCGCATGGCGTACAGAATGCTTTTTATAATGCAGCGGTTGCCACTTTAGCTATTATGGAAGGATTAAAAAATACTAAAAAAAGAGTGCGTTTTGCCGCTTTATGTGAAAACCGTATGCAGCAGTTTTATAGCTTTTCCAGGGCATTGTCATTAGGTGATTTTGGTTGTAATGGTGTGCACCGTGATTTGGTTAAATCGTTAATGAAGTCAATGCCTACGCTGGAATTAGAATTAATGCTGGTAGCCTCTGAAATGACTAACCGCTCGGAAAATTTTAAACAACTCGCGCGAGAAGCAGGTGTCTGGGAACAATTTTCGGAGCAGTTTGAACAGCAAAAGCGTGGCGTTATAGAAGAGCTACATTTTTAA
- a CDS encoding thiol-disulfide oxidoreductase DCC family protein, with product MTSDDKLDSRYSKPQKKPDFILFYDGACPICIQEVRGLMRMNKQGKLAFQDINAASFKPENFQLSHAELMAEIHGLKVSGELIKGMPVFRELYSAVGLGWLIVPTAWPVLQPLFDYLYQVFAKHRHKLGQLFSHKTACQRCIK from the coding sequence ATGACATCTGACGACAAGCTGGATAGCCGCTATAGTAAGCCGCAGAAAAAGCCGGACTTTATTTTGTTTTATGATGGTGCCTGTCCGATCTGCATACAAGAAGTCAGGGGCTTAATGCGTATGAATAAACAGGGCAAGCTGGCATTTCAGGATATCAATGCAGCGAGTTTTAAACCCGAGAACTTTCAGTTAAGCCATGCTGAGCTGATGGCTGAGATTCATGGACTGAAAGTTTCCGGAGAACTGATAAAAGGCATGCCGGTGTTTCGCGAGCTCTATAGTGCAGTTGGTTTAGGCTGGTTAATAGTACCGACTGCCTGGCCTGTATTACAACCATTATTTGATTATCTGTATCAGGTATTTGCAAAACATCGGCACAAACTGGGGCAGCTTTTTTCACATAAGACAGCGTGTCAACGTTGTATCAAATAA
- a CDS encoding type II toxin-antitoxin system VapC family toxin: MLTICDTHVLIFWQDAPNRLSSKATQAIENSLATKSLACSDISFWEIAMLFKAGRLRNDVPAEQYMNDIILAMTLNVLPVTPQIATLSQQGLFIHKDPADRLIASTAIVNNAPLISADTKLQNIDALSIIW; this comes from the coding sequence ATGCTGACAATTTGTGACACCCATGTTTTGATTTTTTGGCAAGATGCACCCAATCGCTTATCTTCAAAAGCAACGCAAGCAATAGAAAATTCATTAGCAACAAAGTCCCTGGCATGTTCCGATATTTCTTTTTGGGAGATAGCCATGTTATTCAAAGCAGGTCGCTTAAGAAATGATGTTCCTGCTGAGCAATATATGAATGACATTATCCTGGCTATGACACTCAATGTGCTGCCAGTGACACCTCAAATTGCTACCTTGTCACAACAAGGTTTATTTATCCATAAAGATCCCGCTGACCGATTAATCGCATCAACTGCAATCGTTAATAACGCGCCTTTAATATCTGCTGATACAAAGTTACAGAATATTGATGCCTTAAGCATTATTTGGTAA
- a CDS encoding methyltransferase family protein — MFLRALLAFLMVPVVVAGFVPFMLAAYDPYKANGNYAGLLLLGIGLFILVWCVRDFYVSGKGTLAPWDPPKNLVTTGLYRHVRNPMYVGVLLILSGWAIITASPIVSGFSLFMFTAFYVRVRLHEEPWAERTFADQWLDYKNNVPRWIPQLKGYYPDK, encoded by the coding sequence ATGTTTCTACGCGCTCTTTTAGCTTTTTTAATGGTTCCAGTTGTTGTTGCTGGATTTGTTCCTTTTATGCTCGCCGCCTATGACCCGTACAAAGCGAATGGAAACTATGCCGGCTTGCTGCTTCTAGGCATTGGCCTGTTCATTCTTGTGTGGTGTGTACGCGATTTTTATGTCTCTGGAAAAGGCACCCTGGCACCCTGGGATCCCCCTAAGAATCTTGTTACAACTGGATTATATCGACATGTAAGAAACCCCATGTATGTCGGCGTTTTATTGATTCTTTCCGGTTGGGCGATTATCACAGCATCACCCATTGTTTCAGGGTTTTCGCTGTTTATGTTTACAGCCTTTTACGTCAGAGTGAGACTTCATGAAGAACCCTGGGCGGAGAGAACTTTTGCTGACCAATGGCTGGATTATAAAAATAATGTACCTCGATGGATACCACAACTTAAAGGCTATTACCCTGACAAGTAA